A single region of the Enterococcus mundtii genome encodes:
- a CDS encoding WxL protein peptidoglycan domain-containing protein, whose protein sequence is MTKNSQAKEYKLVDFCSLIFVLLMGCFFYIQPVEASEEDTASILVDVQPKEYEIRDSYLQFTPELNKNYEFIATITNIGDKDLDVTVYPSVAISTMGSVTYVENTENLLDEKYDFSKYVKITDANGELEDGKIKVEAKQSETIAILINVTEELDGEVLGGVNFSQTLSEESHEDAVDIVHVYEKVILFHLKMDEIEAEKEQTYDEFEFVSSQDAIRLDYYIANNDPAVTFAESGSYKVINPNGDIISEGEIEESSIALTPMTKTKLNLPLVSDAELMFGEYQFILTVDGKEKVTKFNYTKEELEGLIEQTGGSNKIIVNQGSNIWVIGLLLVFSALLIITSVILYLKYKKTRIDS, encoded by the coding sequence ATGACAAAAAATAGCCAAGCCAAAGAATACAAGTTAGTTGACTTCTGTTCGCTTATTTTCGTTTTATTGATGGGATGTTTTTTTTACATACAACCAGTAGAGGCGTCCGAGGAAGATACTGCATCGATCCTAGTGGATGTGCAACCCAAAGAATATGAGATCAGAGATAGCTATCTGCAGTTTACTCCAGAACTTAATAAGAACTATGAGTTTATTGCTACGATTACAAATATAGGTGACAAGGACTTAGATGTTACTGTCTATCCATCGGTTGCTATATCAACGATGGGAAGTGTCACTTATGTTGAAAATACAGAAAACCTTTTAGATGAAAAGTATGACTTTAGTAAATACGTGAAGATAACTGATGCTAATGGCGAACTAGAAGACGGGAAAATCAAAGTTGAAGCGAAACAAAGTGAAACGATAGCAATTTTGATCAATGTGACTGAGGAACTTGATGGAGAAGTTTTAGGTGGGGTGAATTTCTCTCAGACATTAAGTGAAGAAAGTCATGAAGATGCTGTAGATATCGTTCATGTCTATGAGAAAGTAATCCTATTTCATCTCAAGATGGATGAAATAGAGGCTGAAAAAGAACAAACTTATGATGAGTTTGAGTTTGTGAGCTCACAGGATGCGATAAGGCTTGATTACTATATAGCCAACAATGATCCTGCAGTAACTTTTGCGGAAAGCGGCTCGTACAAAGTAATCAATCCAAACGGGGATATCATTTCTGAAGGAGAAATTGAAGAAAGCTCAATTGCATTGACTCCAATGACTAAAACAAAGCTAAATCTACCGTTAGTTAGTGATGCAGAATTGATGTTTGGGGAATATCAGTTTATCCTAACTGTTGATGGCAAAGAAAAAGTAACTAAATTTAATTATACAAAAGAAGAGCTGGAAGGGTTGATAGAGCAAACAGGTGGTTCAAACAAGATTATCGTCAATCAAGGAAGTAATATCTGGGTGATCGGTTTGTTGCTTGTTTTTTCTGCTCTGTTGATCATCACAAGTGTAATACTTTATCTTAAATATAAGAAAACGAGAATCGACAGCTAA
- a CDS encoding helix-turn-helix domain-containing protein, which yields MEYIMDTFSSRYLTKKQNEMLQLFTVLVTEKYLSLNKLSERLNLTMYQTKILLVELEENFEQLNFTFSSFFLLEKGTIGLIEGVNQELLLQVFVNLKKKFFNESPYFQLLLYLLKHRKTRVVDISEKLMFSKSYSYKLISRLKDIFHYQKIPITINSNFESISLEGNEMSIRTYHYLVQIMAYNVFADSQTRVNIDLVGGHYERLKTTKAKHDILFSILENAVSRGYIIQDLDKTAIELFADMKELYEENSLTKLIPTRNMEDREKEVAFFYFCRQLLIPETTSKQDKIVLGKKFKEHRQNEIVDFSMNVVETLSEKYKINSDVEHVILYESVINSWAYKNIYFENLKGVANQNSPNSRIHEVKQLLLGIVKNRNFQVGDRQIFANKLAHILSYYLPIQNNERVTIAISMLHHPEYVPVIESKLLTIFNKKIIHFTSDFTDADILVSDGIMYHEESQDFAFFRDIHNKDHWDNLNAIVQARIILKLE from the coding sequence ATGGAATATATAATGGATACGTTTAGTAGCCGTTACTTAACAAAAAAACAAAACGAAATGTTGCAACTTTTTACGGTTCTAGTGACAGAAAAATATTTGTCATTGAATAAATTAAGTGAGCGGTTAAACTTAACGATGTATCAAACGAAAATATTACTGGTTGAACTCGAAGAAAACTTCGAACAATTGAATTTTACATTTTCATCTTTCTTTTTACTAGAAAAGGGGACGATTGGTTTAATTGAAGGTGTTAATCAGGAACTGTTGCTTCAAGTATTTGTTAATTTGAAAAAAAAGTTTTTTAATGAATCACCTTATTTTCAATTATTGCTCTATCTCTTGAAACACCGAAAAACTCGTGTAGTCGATATTTCCGAAAAGTTGATGTTTAGTAAGTCTTATAGTTATAAATTGATCAGCCGACTGAAAGATATCTTTCATTATCAAAAAATACCAATAACTATTAATAGTAATTTTGAATCAATTTCTTTGGAAGGCAATGAGATGTCTATCAGAACATATCATTACCTGGTACAAATCATGGCCTATAATGTTTTCGCAGATAGCCAAACAAGAGTGAATATTGACCTAGTAGGTGGACACTACGAGAGGTTGAAGACAACAAAAGCAAAGCATGACATTCTATTCTCAATACTTGAAAATGCTGTGTCACGTGGGTATATCATACAAGATTTGGACAAAACAGCGATAGAACTATTCGCTGATATGAAAGAACTATATGAAGAGAACTCGCTAACAAAGTTGATACCAACTCGAAACATGGAAGATAGAGAAAAAGAAGTTGCATTCTTTTATTTTTGTAGACAACTTCTCATCCCTGAAACGACAAGCAAGCAGGACAAGATAGTCTTAGGCAAAAAATTCAAAGAGCATAGACAGAACGAAATCGTTGATTTTTCTATGAATGTCGTCGAAACATTATCAGAAAAATATAAGATAAATTCCGATGTGGAACATGTGATTTTATATGAAAGTGTCATCAATAGTTGGGCATACAAAAATATTTATTTCGAGAATTTAAAAGGAGTGGCTAATCAAAATAGTCCCAATAGTAGAATCCATGAAGTGAAGCAGCTACTATTGGGAATAGTCAAAAACAGGAATTTTCAAGTTGGTGATAGACAAATATTTGCGAACAAGTTAGCACATATCCTTTCGTATTATTTGCCTATCCAAAACAATGAAAGAGTGACTATTGCTATATCGATGTTGCATCATCCGGAATATGTACCAGTTATCGAAAGTAAATTACTAACGATATTTAATAAAAAAATCATTCATTTCACTTCTGACTTTACTGATGCAGATATTTTGGTGTCTGATGGGATTATGTATCACGAAGAGTCCCAAGATTTTGCTTTTTTTAGAGACATTCACAATAAGGATCATTGGGACAATTTAAACGCGATTGTCCAAGCAAGAATTATCTTAAAGTTAGAGTAA